The proteins below are encoded in one region of Peptoniphilus sp. GNH:
- a CDS encoding peptidylprolyl isomerase produces MKVKSKILATALLSMSLVLTACSKKQANGVDGVVAKVNDKNITLEQYVEEYAAQKNMIILGSKAQGQDPEEFFKQPDPKTGVPMGMKLREIVLKNLEQAEIIRQELEKEGYTVNPQDVQNQIDKYIESYGSKEAFENELKKQGYTEEFLRNYASNQIMFNEFYNRFSKNFKADDAEIKAAYEKNKDKYMTYNADHILVNDENLAKDIKKQLSEGADFAELAKKHSKDKSNAEKGGNLGDFTKGTMVKEFEAALDKLKEGEISDPVKTSFGYHIIKLNKKGVKDLSEVKDQIKQSLEQEKFDKWANDLEKNAKIEEFLDLKKEVDIPEKYQLEDKGEDKAENQDKKDKKTEEKPAENEKAADKSDKNKK; encoded by the coding sequence TTGAAAGTAAAAAGTAAAATTCTTGCAACTGCACTTTTGTCTATGAGCCTTGTGCTAACAGCTTGCAGCAAAAAGCAAGCAAATGGGGTAGACGGAGTAGTTGCCAAGGTAAATGATAAGAACATTACACTTGAACAATACGTTGAAGAATATGCAGCTCAAAAGAACATGATAATTTTGGGATCAAAGGCTCAAGGTCAAGACCCAGAAGAATTTTTCAAACAACCAGACCCAAAAACAGGTGTACCCATGGGAATGAAATTGAGAGAAATTGTGTTAAAAAATCTTGAACAAGCAGAAATTATAAGACAAGAACTAGAAAAAGAAGGCTATACTGTAAATCCTCAAGATGTACAAAATCAAATAGATAAGTATATCGAAAGCTATGGCTCTAAGGAAGCTTTCGAAAATGAGCTTAAAAAGCAAGGATACACAGAAGAATTCTTGAGAAACTATGCAAGCAATCAAATAATGTTTAACGAGTTCTACAACAGATTCTCTAAAAACTTCAAGGCCGATGATGCAGAAATAAAGGCTGCATACGAAAAGAACAAGGATAAATACATGACATATAATGCAGATCATATTCTTGTTAATGACGAAAATCTAGCCAAAGATATAAAGAAGCAACTTTCCGAAGGTGCAGATTTTGCAGAACTTGCAAAAAAACACTCTAAAGACAAATCAAATGCCGAAAAGGGTGGCAATCTTGGAGATTTCACAAAGGGTACTATGGTAAAAGAATTTGAAGCAGCTCTTGATAAGCTAAAGGAAGGCGAAATATCAGATCCTGTAAAGACTTCATTCGGATATCATATAATAAAACTCAACAAAAAAGGTGTAAAGGACCTATCTGAAGTAAAGGATCAAATAAAACAAAGTCTTGAACAAGAAAAATTTGACAAGTGGGCAAATGATCTTGAAAAGAATGCAAAGATAGAAGAGTTCCTAGACCTAAAGAAAGAAGTTGACATACCAGAAAAATATCAACTTGAAGACAAGGGCGAAGATAAGGCTGAAAATCAAGACAAGAAAGACAAAAAAACTGAAGAAAAGCCTGCAGAAAATGAAAAAGCGGCTGACAAATCAGATAAGAACAAAAAATAA
- a CDS encoding SAM-dependent methyltransferase, which produces MINIIGLGPSNKDYLSLKAIKHIHSGKKNYLRTSRHEAADYFREEGIDFESFDEIYEKSANFDEVYKSIVKRLIEEGREEEINYYVPGDPMIAEKTVELLIKSQEDINIVSGVSFIEPVLKAVGRDPLSGFKLLNAEDICFYDFDKDADILLTQVYNKRILSDVKLLLAEIYGDEYDIYFIKDAGLKSEVCEYIKIFELDRIEEANYQSSVYIPKSNDMSMARAFEISNMEDVEIEDEQRLADMIFYVFSALNKARELGYYNFYDILHIFCDKYAKKIEKCKKDVEKPLYMGYNGDELKKEMPFLGKSMQKQDKNPLKLAQEIIRYAISKGFAWQDYRGVFQKLDEEKNEVFQAIDGPAEDLKMELGDLIFTCVNMCEFFNQDSGEALGMTTDKFIKRFNFMKDVAERRNSDLDDMTLDELEELWQEAKKSLNNK; this is translated from the coding sequence ATGATAAATATAATAGGACTTGGACCATCAAACAAAGACTACCTAAGTCTCAAGGCGATTAAACATATCCATTCGGGCAAGAAAAATTACTTGAGAACTTCAAGACACGAAGCAGCAGATTATTTTAGAGAAGAGGGCATAGATTTTGAATCATTCGATGAAATTTATGAAAAGTCAGCCAACTTTGATGAGGTCTACAAGAGCATAGTAAAAAGGTTAATAGAAGAAGGCAGAGAAGAAGAAATAAATTATTATGTGCCAGGAGATCCCATGATTGCCGAAAAGACAGTCGAGCTACTAATAAAGTCACAAGAAGACATAAATATTGTCTCTGGAGTGAGTTTTATTGAACCAGTTTTAAAAGCCGTTGGAAGAGATCCTCTTTCAGGATTTAAACTTTTAAATGCTGAGGACATATGTTTTTATGATTTTGATAAGGATGCGGATATTCTTTTGACACAAGTATACAACAAGAGGATTTTGTCGGATGTAAAGCTTCTTTTAGCTGAGATTTATGGAGACGAATATGACATTTATTTTATAAAAGATGCTGGATTAAAATCTGAAGTTTGTGAATATATAAAAATTTTTGAGCTAGATAGGATTGAAGAAGCCAACTACCAATCATCTGTTTATATTCCAAAATCAAACGACATGTCAATGGCAAGGGCCTTTGAAATTTCAAACATGGAAGATGTTGAAATAGAAGATGAACAAAGGCTAGCAGATATGATTTTTTATGTTTTTTCAGCTTTAAACAAGGCTAGAGAGCTGGGATACTATAATTTTTATGATATTTTGCATATTTTTTGCGATAAATACGCTAAAAAGATTGAAAAATGCAAAAAAGATGTAGAAAAACCTTTATACATGGGTTATAATGGGGATGAGTTGAAAAAAGAGATGCCTTTTCTTGGTAAATCTATGCAAAAGCAAGACAAAAATCCTTTGAAATTAGCTCAAGAAATTATTAGATATGCCATTTCAAAAGGATTTGCTTGGCAAGATTATAGAGGGGTTTTCCAAAAGCTTGATGAAGAAAAAAATGAAGTTTTCCAAGCCATAGATGGCCCAGCTGAGGACTTGAAAATGGAACTTGGAGATCTTATTTTCACATGTGTAAATATGTGTGAGTTTTTCAACCAAGACTCAGGAGAGGCTCTTGGCATGACAACTGACAAATTTATAAAAAGATTTAATTTTATGAAAGATGTTGCCGAAAGACGAAACTCTGATTTAGACGATATGACTTTAGATGAGTTGGAGGAATTATGGCAAGAGGCCAAGAAATCTCTAAACAACAAATAA
- a CDS encoding HU family DNA-binding protein, with the protein MNKSELVASIAQKSNLTKKDAETALNSFIASVQEALADGQKVQLVGFGTFEVRERKAREGRNPRNPEEVIKIPASKAPVFRAGKALKEVVNK; encoded by the coding sequence ATGAACAAGTCAGAATTAGTTGCAAGCATAGCACAAAAAAGCAATCTTACTAAGAAGGATGCTGAAACAGCTCTTAACAGCTTTATAGCTTCAGTACAAGAAGCTCTTGCAGATGGACAAAAGGTACAACTTGTTGGCTTTGGTACTTTCGAAGTTAGAGAAAGAAAAGCTAGAGAAGGTAGAAATCCTAGAAACCCTGAAGAAGTTATAAAGATTCCAGCTTCAAAGGCACCTGTATTCAGAGCAGGAAAAGCACTAAAAGAAGTTGTAAATAAGTAA
- a CDS encoding ABC transporter substrate-binding protein — protein MKKKLILSLLAIMLCTGCSSKTQKSDALGADKNEKEYKIGIVQFIDHLSLEQARLGFEDALKEEGIVAKIELQNENGDMSLTTQIPKKFQADKVDLIYALATPAAQGAVNSVKDIPIVFAAVTDPVGAGLVKTLDKPGANVTGVTDYVAAKDQVSEFLKLYPNAKRFGVIYNTSESNSDVQLQELKKNFAQMGLEIYAVGVTTTNDVGQAVASIKGKVDALFALTDNTVASAAPIVAEFLNKNKIPSISAEEGQVEKGLLMSRGISYYEHGKLAGKQAAKILKGEDPASLPVAKHTDMVKKINEKAAKALGLDLNDEFFKGAEIVK, from the coding sequence ATGAAAAAGAAATTAATTTTAAGTTTGTTGGCAATTATGCTTTGCACGGGATGTTCAAGCAAGACGCAAAAGAGTGATGCTTTAGGAGCTGATAAAAATGAAAAAGAATACAAGATAGGCATAGTTCAATTTATAGATCATTTATCACTTGAGCAGGCAAGACTTGGTTTTGAGGATGCTTTAAAGGAAGAGGGTATCGTGGCAAAAATAGAGCTTCAAAATGAAAATGGCGACATGTCCTTGACAACGCAAATTCCCAAAAAATTTCAAGCGGATAAGGTTGACTTGATATATGCCTTAGCGACACCGGCAGCTCAAGGCGCAGTAAATAGTGTAAAAGATATTCCGATAGTATTTGCAGCTGTTACAGATCCAGTTGGAGCGGGTCTTGTAAAAACATTGGATAAGCCGGGCGCTAATGTGACTGGAGTGACAGATTATGTAGCAGCTAAGGACCAAGTGAGCGAATTTTTAAAATTGTATCCAAATGCCAAGAGATTTGGAGTTATCTACAACACATCAGAGTCCAATTCTGATGTCCAACTGCAAGAACTAAAGAAAAATTTTGCACAGATGGGTCTAGAAATTTATGCAGTTGGTGTTACAACTACAAATGATGTGGGTCAGGCTGTGGCATCAATAAAAGGCAAGGTAGATGCTCTATTTGCTCTAACAGACAACACAGTTGCAAGTGCGGCACCGATAGTGGCTGAGTTTTTAAATAAAAATAAGATACCTTCAATATCGGCAGAAGAAGGTCAAGTAGAAAAAGGTCTTTTGATGAGCAGGGGTATTTCATACTATGAGCATGGCAAGCTAGCAGGTAAACAAGCTGCAAAGATATTAAAAGGAGAAGACCCAGCAAGTCTACCAGTAGCAAAGCATACAGATATGGTAAAAAAGATAAATGAAAAGGCGGCAAAAGCACTAGGACTTGATCTTAATGATGAATTTTTCAAGGGAGCTGAAATAGTTAAATAA
- a CDS encoding ABC transporter permease has translation MEQVILAALESGLVFSLLAIGVAITFKILNLADLSIEGTFPLGAFVIGRFLIKGVNPYLALALAFIAGGIGGYITYFLYKKFKIESILAGILTMTFLYSINLRVGEKSNIPLFDTKTIFTDAIIPRLFILAIIVVIAKLILDWFLKTEKGYLLIVTGDNDQLVKSLGKSPETYIMLGLVLSNALAALSGALQAQTQGFVDISMGQGMIVMALASIVIGDTIMKNSKKLKITSRAILGSVIYRLIYAIAIEAGLNPNDLKGITALIVVLVIVYNNVAFNKSLKRLSRRSKNA, from the coding sequence ATGGAACAAGTAATATTGGCGGCCCTAGAGTCGGGTTTGGTTTTTTCATTATTGGCAATAGGAGTTGCAATTACATTTAAAATATTAAATCTAGCAGATCTTTCAATCGAGGGAACTTTTCCCTTAGGAGCCTTTGTCATAGGAAGATTTTTAATAAAAGGAGTAAACCCTTACCTTGCCTTGGCTTTGGCATTTATAGCAGGCGGCATAGGTGGATATATCACTTATTTTTTGTATAAAAAATTTAAAATCGAATCAATTTTGGCTGGGATATTGACCATGACTTTCTTGTATTCCATAAATTTAAGAGTTGGCGAAAAGTCAAACATACCCCTTTTTGATACAAAAACTATTTTTACAGATGCAATCATTCCAAGACTTTTTATCTTGGCAATAATTGTAGTCATTGCAAAATTAATTTTGGATTGGTTTTTAAAGACCGAAAAAGGCTACCTTCTAATCGTGACAGGCGATAATGATCAATTGGTAAAAAGCCTTGGAAAAAGTCCGGAAACCTATATTATGCTAGGCCTTGTTCTTTCAAATGCCCTGGCAGCTCTTTCTGGAGCTCTTCAAGCACAGACGCAAGGCTTTGTAGATATAAGCATGGGTCAGGGAATGATTGTAATGGCTTTAGCTTCAATTGTAATAGGCGATACAATCATGAAAAACTCAAAAAAACTAAAAATTACATCTAGAGCCATACTTGGTTCAGTAATTTATAGATTAATTTATGCAATTGCAATAGAAGCAGGGCTAAACCCAAACGACCTAAAGGGCATCACAGCGCTTATAGTTGTTCTTGTGATTGTATACAACAATGTGGCCTTTAATAAATCTCTAAAGAGACTCTCAAGGAGGTCTAAAAATGCTTAA
- a CDS encoding ATP-binding cassette domain-containing protein — translation MLKIKEIKKVFYPGTEEENIVFDNLSLEINSNECTAILGPNGCGKSTLLNIISGSVKQNGGDILLGDLDLGSMTEEKRASHIGKVYQDPSKGVAPDLTILENMSLALKKGEKFTFKKLIKKSLEGQIIEKLKILNLGLEKKLNTKVKFLSGGQRQALSLLMATIKRPELLLLDEHTAALDPKTSRLIMQISSELIKKEKMTTLMISHNLAHAIEYSDRIIMLNKGRVSLDLPSSQITEEDLVKIYNQNIENLELQ, via the coding sequence ATGCTTAAAATAAAAGAAATAAAAAAAGTTTTCTACCCAGGGACAGAAGAAGAAAACATAGTCTTTGACAACTTATCACTTGAAATAAATTCCAATGAATGCACAGCCATTTTAGGGCCAAATGGATGCGGAAAGTCGACTTTACTTAATATAATTTCAGGCTCAGTAAAACAAAATGGAGGAGATATTCTACTTGGTGATTTGGACTTGGGATCAATGACAGAAGAAAAAAGAGCATCTCACATAGGAAAAGTTTATCAAGATCCATCAAAGGGAGTCGCACCAGACTTGACAATACTTGAAAATATGTCTTTGGCACTAAAAAAAGGAGAAAAATTCACCTTTAAAAAACTTATAAAAAAATCACTAGAAGGACAAATAATTGAAAAGCTAAAAATTTTAAATCTCGGGCTTGAGAAAAAATTAAATACAAAAGTGAAATTCCTATCAGGAGGACAAAGACAAGCCCTATCCCTTTTGATGGCAACCATAAAAAGACCGGAGCTTTTACTCTTAGATGAGCATACAGCAGCCCTGGATCCAAAAACCTCTAGACTTATAATGCAGATAAGCTCAGAACTAATAAAAAAGGAAAAAATGACAACACTAATGATAAGTCATAATCTGGCCCATGCAATAGAATATTCAGACAGGATAATAATGCTAAACAAGGGTAGAGTAAGCTTAGACCTTCCATCAAGTCAAATTACAGAAGAAGATTTGGTAAAAATTTACAATCAAAATATAGAAAATCTCGAGCTACAATAG
- the hpt gene encoding hypoxanthine phosphoribosyltransferase, producing MKDKVERVLFDEATLKKRIETMGHSLDLLYKDEEDLLVISLLKGSFIFAADLIRSMQTKLEVDFMITSSYEDQEKTSGEVKLVKDFSSRIKDRNVLVVDDIVDSGRTMKFVLEHLKKENPKSLRSCVLLDKPSRREVDIDADMVGFEIEDLFVVGYGLNYGDYYRNVPYVFTYKRS from the coding sequence ATGAAAGATAAGGTTGAGAGAGTGCTTTTTGATGAAGCGACTTTAAAAAAGAGGATTGAAACTATGGGACACAGTCTTGATCTCTTATATAAAGATGAGGAAGATTTGCTTGTAATATCGCTTTTAAAGGGCTCTTTTATATTTGCAGCTGATTTGATAAGGTCTATGCAAACTAAGTTGGAAGTGGACTTTATGATTACATCTTCATATGAGGATCAGGAAAAGACAAGTGGTGAAGTGAAACTAGTGAAAGATTTTTCTTCTAGGATAAAAGACAGAAATGTTTTAGTTGTAGATGACATAGTGGATTCAGGCAGGACTATGAAATTTGTGTTGGAACATTTGAAGAAAGAAAATCCCAAGTCTTTGAGGTCTTGTGTCTTGTTGGATAAGCCATCTAGAAGGGAAGTTGACATTGATGCTGATATGGTTGGCTTTGAGATAGAAGATCTTTTTGTTGTCGGATATGGTTTGAATTATGGGGATTATTATAGAAATGTGCCCTATGTGTTTACTTATAAAAGGTCATGA
- a CDS encoding CPBP family intramembrane metalloprotease — protein sequence MRKKYKIQRLGVTEVNFIALVLGLIFISVGSLIQRIDFFNGLMVNEFIIILFPAIVLLRRSNVKKVLKLNRLSMLDTARVILIVILFYPLVLLCNGLFLSFLSQFYELKDFSLQVMQHEKSLLTYIFYMAFIPCICEEVFFRGALMNAYEHYGPKFAVLCSAFIFALFHFDPQNLMAPFMLGILFGMVMEASSSLYAAFVAHFTNNVLAILAAKYGNGAIFDFLKSTRAAWEVGSIQFFTIIILVFLSGFSIFLIAKLYKAIKKDSNKDLAIQEMKFKYEFDIVSFWPILIMIIVYIFYLKMNFAIRGSLL from the coding sequence ATGAGAAAAAAATATAAGATACAGAGACTAGGTGTTACAGAGGTCAATTTTATTGCGCTTGTTCTGGGGCTGATTTTTATAAGTGTAGGCTCTTTGATTCAGCGGATAGATTTCTTCAATGGCCTTATGGTAAATGAATTTATAATAATTTTATTTCCAGCCATAGTGCTTCTTAGAAGGAGCAATGTCAAAAAAGTTTTGAAATTAAATAGACTGTCGATGCTTGATACTGCAAGGGTTATTTTGATTGTTATTTTATTTTATCCCTTAGTTTTGCTGTGCAATGGTCTGTTTTTATCTTTTTTGTCGCAGTTCTATGAATTGAAGGACTTCTCTTTACAAGTCATGCAACATGAGAAATCTCTTTTGACATATATATTTTATATGGCGTTTATACCTTGTATCTGTGAGGAGGTATTTTTCAGAGGGGCTTTAATGAATGCTTATGAGCATTATGGTCCCAAGTTTGCAGTACTATGCTCAGCTTTTATATTCGCTCTCTTTCACTTTGACCCACAAAATCTGATGGCTCCTTTTATGCTGGGTATTTTGTTTGGCATGGTTATGGAGGCTTCGTCGTCCTTGTATGCAGCTTTTGTCGCCCATTTTACTAATAATGTCTTGGCGATTTTGGCGGCTAAGTATGGCAATGGTGCTATTTTTGATTTTTTAAAATCCACAAGGGCAGCTTGGGAAGTGGGGTCAATACAATTTTTTACCATAATAATTTTGGTTTTCCTATCGGGATTTTCGATATTTTTGATAGCAAAGCTTTATAAGGCTATAAAAAAAGATTCAAATAAGGATTTGGCTATTCAGGAAATGAAGTTTAAGTATGAGTTTGATATAGTTAGTTTTTGGCCGATTTTAATTATGATAATTGTGTATATTTTCTATTTGAAGATGAATTTTGCCATAAGAGGCTCGCTTTTGTAG
- a CDS encoding prepilin-type N-terminal cleavage/methylation domain-containing protein, protein MKKKAFTLLEMVVVIAIILILMSIAIPRYARSSLTAQVAAHNANVKVIKNAAVLYLSENPEKTSISMDDIKPYIEGKFPKPMKNSGASDFSISVGTDGSVNVTPGEMQIVNGKAEPKVD, encoded by the coding sequence ATGAAAAAAAAGGCTTTCACTCTATTAGAGATGGTTGTTGTCATTGCCATAATTTTAATTTTGATGTCTATTGCGATTCCAAGATATGCTAGATCGAGCTTGACAGCTCAGGTAGCTGCTCACAATGCCAATGTTAAGGTCATAAAGAATGCAGCTGTATTATATCTATCAGAAAATCCAGAAAAAACTAGCATAAGCATGGATGATATCAAACCATATATTGAAGGCAAGTTTCCAAAGCCTATGAAAAATTCGGGGGCTAGTGATTTTTCTATAAGCGTTGGCACTGATGGCAGTGTTAATGTAACGCCTGGCGAAATGCAGATTGTGAATGGAAAAGCTGAACCCAAGGTGGATTAG
- a CDS encoding AIR synthase family protein, with protein sequence MEVGKISNKDLEEIIFDKIKNPRVEVIQKSGLGIDAGILNFAGDDFVISTDPITGASKGLGRLAVNVSANDIATEGADPVALLLTILMPPKSDLKEFEEIIDEALAECEKLGMDLIGGHSEVTDAVTKPLVSSTVIGRKKALKPQQPKPGDYLAMTKEAGIEGALILLLEDKENLEKILTPEEINHIEGFKDKLSVVKEGKLARMYGASLLHDVTEGGVFGGIWELATRSGFGVYVDREKIPVHSGLEKICKEYSISHYNLISSGSMLILIGAENYTTLKGKLAECGIELEKIGVLKKEKSIIDLEGNNIEMPLADHLYKALALIKDKK encoded by the coding sequence ATGGAAGTTGGGAAAATTTCTAACAAGGATTTAGAAGAAATAATTTTTGATAAAATAAAAAATCCACGTGTCGAAGTCATTCAAAAAAGTGGACTTGGAATAGATGCTGGAATTTTAAATTTTGCTGGAGATGATTTTGTAATTTCAACAGATCCAATCACAGGGGCAAGCAAGGGGCTCGGAAGGTTGGCTGTCAATGTTTCAGCCAATGATATAGCAACAGAGGGAGCAGATCCAGTGGCACTTTTACTAACAATTTTAATGCCGCCAAAATCTGATTTGAAAGAGTTTGAAGAAATTATAGATGAGGCCTTGGCAGAATGTGAGAAGCTTGGCATGGATCTTATAGGAGGTCATTCTGAGGTAACAGATGCTGTGACAAAACCTCTGGTATCGTCGACAGTAATAGGAAGAAAGAAGGCCCTAAAGCCGCAGCAACCGAAGCCAGGCGACTATTTAGCAATGACAAAAGAAGCTGGCATAGAGGGAGCCTTAATATTGCTTTTAGAGGATAAGGAAAATCTTGAAAAAATCTTGACTCCAGAAGAAATAAATCACATAGAGGGCTTCAAAGATAAACTTTCTGTTGTAAAAGAGGGCAAACTTGCAAGGATGTATGGAGCAAGTTTACTACATGATGTGACAGAGGGAGGAGTATTTGGAGGAATATGGGAGCTTGCCACAAGAAGTGGTTTTGGAGTTTATGTAGATAGAGAAAAAATCCCAGTCCACAGTGGACTTGAAAAGATTTGTAAAGAGTACTCAATAAGCCATTATAACCTGATATCAAGTGGCTCCATGCTCATCTTGATAGGGGCAGAAAATTACACAACTTTAAAAGGAAAATTAGCTGAATGTGGAATAGAGCTTGAAAAGATTGGAGTTCTCAAAAAAGAAAAAAGTATAATAGATTTAGAAGGAAATAATATAGAGATGCCACTTGCGGATCATCTCTATAAGGCCTTGGCTTTGATAAAAGATAAAAAGTAG
- a CDS encoding N-acetylmuramoyl-L-alanine amidase encodes MKKSILKMLGLLLVFVVIPKTSLGKVVIKLEEKSYTTRSVDLQMDGQKIDTEFAPYILKGRTFVPIRDLTEALGAKVKWDQKTKAIEISMNKKEIKLKIDSNICYVDGKKTKLDDNIIPKLTSYFEPRMEQKTVVPLRFISETFGYKVDFRSADDLVMIETGEKLSKSKAKDKLNQDIASKNGEGEKDEGPEISGFKSDEGYLIGGNTFISNNERNEIKKTQKKSLKKYYEEAGIDLDEFKDRKITKKFKSDGQITIVLDAGHGGKDSGGVAEGRVPEKELTIRTVFILQDMLKDRGYEVILTRDRDEYIKLMDRAGLSNDKNAELFLSIHYNLASSKTASGIEVLYADEKQVPIKTVEQRHFARALQRALIDETGTVDRGIKNRPDLIVLKTTKNVAALAELGFMSNDEEMDKIMEDGYIERMCQALVRGIENYVGEYEDR; translated from the coding sequence TTGAAAAAAAGTATATTAAAAATGCTTGGACTTTTGCTAGTTTTTGTAGTAATTCCCAAAACAAGCCTTGGAAAGGTGGTTATCAAGCTAGAAGAAAAGTCTTATACAACAAGAAGTGTGGATCTACAGATGGACGGACAAAAAATAGATACAGAGTTCGCCCCATACATTCTAAAGGGCAGAACATTTGTCCCCATTAGAGATTTGACCGAAGCTCTAGGAGCCAAGGTTAAGTGGGATCAAAAGACCAAGGCCATAGAAATATCTATGAATAAAAAAGAAATAAAGCTCAAGATAGATTCCAACATCTGCTATGTAGACGGCAAAAAGACCAAGTTAGATGACAATATAATCCCCAAGCTCACATCATATTTTGAACCCAGAATGGAACAAAAAACTGTGGTGCCGCTTAGATTTATATCAGAAACTTTTGGCTACAAGGTGGACTTTAGGTCTGCAGATGACTTGGTTATGATCGAAACTGGAGAAAAACTTTCAAAGTCAAAAGCAAAAGACAAGCTAAATCAAGATATTGCATCTAAAAATGGAGAGGGAGAAAAAGACGAGGGACCAGAAATCTCAGGGTTCAAGTCCGATGAAGGCTACTTAATCGGTGGCAATACCTTTATTTCGAATAATGAAAGAAATGAGATAAAAAAGACGCAAAAAAAATCTCTAAAAAAATATTATGAAGAAGCAGGAATCGACTTGGACGAATTTAAGGACAGAAAAATCACCAAGAAATTCAAATCAGACGGGCAAATAACTATAGTATTGGATGCTGGTCATGGAGGAAAGGATTCAGGAGGAGTAGCTGAGGGCAGGGTGCCTGAAAAGGAACTTACCATAAGAACTGTCTTTATTTTGCAAGATATGTTAAAAGACAGGGGCTATGAAGTCATTTTGACAAGGGATCGAGATGAGTATATAAAGTTGATGGACAGGGCAGGACTTTCCAATGACAAAAATGCGGAACTCTTTCTTAGTATCCACTACAATCTAGCAAGTTCAAAAACTGCTAGTGGTATAGAAGTCTTATATGCTGATGAGAAACAAGTGCCAATAAAGACAGTGGAGCAAAGGCATTTCGCAAGAGCCCTTCAAAGAGCGCTCATTGATGAAACTGGCACAGTAGATAGGGGCATAAAAAATAGACCAGATCTAATAGTTTTAAAGACAACTAAAAATGTGGCGGCTCTTGCTGAGTTAGGATTTATGTCAAATGATGAAGAGATGGATAAAATCATGGAAGATGGTTATATAGAAAGAATGTGTCAAGCCCTGGTAAGAGGGATAGAAAATTATGTTGGAGAATATGAGGACAGATGA
- the rdgB gene encoding RdgB/HAM1 family non-canonical purine NTP pyrophosphatase: protein MKKIVLATDNDHKLEEIRDTLGDKFQILSKSQAGLGGSSPEENQDTLEKNALIKASHLAKKTNYIVIADDTGLFVEALDGKPGVHSARFSYDYGLSKDHDDRMNRSLLLKLLQGKDRRAYFKTVLCLIDENKDVHYLEGICKGEISDKEKGDKGFGYDSIFIPDGYDKTFAEMGAEKNKISHRARALEKLVEFFEKHK from the coding sequence ATGAAAAAAATAGTATTGGCAACAGACAATGATCACAAATTAGAAGAAATAAGGGATACTTTAGGAGATAAATTTCAAATATTATCAAAAAGTCAAGCTGGGCTTGGCGGCAGCAGTCCGGAAGAAAACCAAGACACTCTAGAAAAAAATGCCCTTATAAAGGCAAGTCATTTAGCAAAAAAAACGAATTACATTGTAATCGCAGACGACACAGGGCTTTTTGTAGAGGCGCTTGACGGCAAACCTGGTGTTCATTCAGCAAGATTTTCCTATGACTATGGCTTATCAAAAGACCATGATGACAGGATGAATAGAAGCTTGCTTTTAAAGCTTTTACAAGGAAAGGATAGAAGGGCATATTTTAAAACGGTGCTTTGTTTGATAGATGAAAATAAGGATGTTCACTATCTAGAAGGAATCTGCAAAGGAGAAATTTCAGATAAGGAAAAGGGAGACAAGGGTTTCGGCTACGACTCTATATTTATACCAGATGGTTATGATAAGACCTTTGCAGAGATGGGAGCAGAAAAAAACAAGATTTCTCACAGAGCAAGGGCTCTTGAAAAATTGGTTGAATTTTTTGAAAAGCACAAATAA